In Lycium ferocissimum isolate CSIRO_LF1 chromosome 7, AGI_CSIRO_Lferr_CH_V1, whole genome shotgun sequence, the sequence ATTTGGATACTCAATTTGGTTAAtttttatggtttgtatattttgcaaaggatactgcgattctccttagtgaggcttcatattttttttcttttcctcttatttttcctcttaatttctcaattgttgttaaaatttatcttattttggttatgtccgcctctttttatattcagtaagttgacaattcaaatatcctacatgtcaagtttataatcacaagattcaaaggatattttattatattatacacattttaaatttagaaccacaagattcaaaagtctatctttatttcttaaactccgtatctagtcaaacgtagacacttaaatttagacagagggagtatatgccaaatgaaggaaatgaaaggacaattgagataCTGCGGATacgtggggacttaaaaagtaaacacaaaagaggtagtattaatgttaaacttctgaaatgtacacttGTTAATCCCGACTTAGAGTACAATTTTAGTCTTTTTTGAACAATTTATTAttgttgtgttcgtccaccttgggcgtttgttgttaaatgttaaataaaataaatttgtcttattttggttatgtccgcctcttttatATTTAGTGAGTTGACttttcaaatatcctacatgtcaagtttataatcacaagattcaaaagatattttattatattatacacatttttaatatttttaatttaaaaccacgagatttgaaagtctatctttatttcttaaacttcgtgtctagtcaaacgtagacacttaaattgagacagagggagtatatgccaaatgaaagaCAATTAAGATATCATGATCCGTACttaacttaaaaagtaaacacacaagaggtagaatttatgttcaacttctgaaatgtacacatgttagtccctaCTTAGggtacaatttcagttgctttttgtatAACTTATTGTTGCTGTGTTCGTCCGCCatataataagaaaaaatatagaatagaaaaataggcatatatttttagtaatgtggctcaagtaatatgggacgaagagagtacttcatttattaattcttaaaaaacatgaaaagtcaaGATAAGAATGCGCGCAAGAATATGACGAAGGAgtattcatttattaattcttaaagaacgtgaaatgTTAAGTAATGTGACTAAGTGATacgggacagagggagtacttcatttattaattcttaaaaaacgtgaaaagtcaaaagtgaacaagtaaaagtgcacggaggaaataaatatgcgtcggagaattaaaatcaAGTATATACGTACACATACgaagaaataaatattcaaagaaacgtgaaaagtcaaaagtgaacaagtaaaagtgcacgaggaaataaatatgtgtcgagAATTAAAATCGTCATATACGTGTATACgtagaagagaataaatatttaagatgacatatgtccacatgagatttattaattcttaaagaacgaaaagtcaaaagcgaacaagtaaaagtgcacggaggaaataaatttgtgtagaagaattaaaattgaattacaTACTTTATATATgagaaagaaataaatattcagcaagaacgtgaaaagtcaaaagtgaacaagtaaaagtacagggagaaaataaatgtgtcggagaattaaaattaaagtgcatacgtctatatatGAGAAGTGAATAAATATTAAgcactatgacatatgtccacgtgggataaaaaagcaGTTaattaaagtgtacaagttagaGTACAAATAGGTATTAGGGTGTTGGTCCCTCTTAGCCACTTATATACAATAGAATTTAGGAAACGTGGTTGACCACAATGTATACATTTGGAGTCTAAACTATTCATGAAGGGtaagataaaataatttatcaatTGCGGGTACCAAGCAACAAACACCATTGACCTAAGTATTGttcataaatattcataatttgCTTATTAAGATGATGCATGTTTTAGTAAATTCACAATTCATAACATCATACAGGTTACAGACAGACGTATCTTATATGGCCATATATCCATGTGATGACACAGTAAATTAAATAAGGAGAATACCATACAGTTCAACAAATGGACAGAAGTAAATGGAATTATCAATATTCTTCTCTAATTGAAATAGCAGTCGAACTTTTATGCATTACCAATCTTGGAACTCTAAGATTAatggaacttttttttttttttcatcttctttgaTGAAGGCAAAGGTCAAAGTCCAAAGCCTTTTGAATATGAAGGTGGCATGGCTATGTAAAGTTCCCACGTGAAGGATATACATTCGTAATTTGAAATCTGGAATTCAAATTAGTTTAATATTTCGacatggaaatttttttcatttccatttatGTGTATGacgtttcaaaatatttaataccgtaattttaatataataactttcacaacttttaaaaattggtttaccaaattatttaaattctaaaaatatttaatgtaaGTGTTTCTTTCtacaaatcaaaatcaactttTCAACTAGTATTACTTTAGTGTTTTATCCACTATCAGTattataatactccctccggttcaaaataattGTCCAGCCTTTAGCATACTCCTAAAAACAATACGAGCTCTTagaaaaaatagatattttaactaaactaTCTTTAATTAAATACTAACTagttaatatgatttcttgattatataaaaactcacttatttaaataacattaaatttgaaagaaaataattacttCCTCCTTTATTATGTAAATTGACACTTAttttaaactaaaataaaaatgcaaCGTTGACACTTTTTATTAAACAGAGTGAGTATAAGCAACTAACATCATTATATATAATGTAACTTAAAGGAATACCAATGACTCTCATGGAGTTTGTAACTTGTGAAAAACTAAATACTAgattattcaatttcaattagaagaaaaaaaaagtcggaaaaagggcaaaaaaaaaaagagtaaaaaaataCAAGCGGGAAGAGAGAACCTGGGTGAACgaaaatgaaagagagagaaggggaaaaggaaaaggcAATAAACAAGAGACGCGTGGGTTGTCGCCTTCTTCTTTTCCAATACAAAACTCACCCCTTCCCCCTTCCCATTTCCTTCAAACTCTCTTCTCTCCCATTTTCTCTCTCTACAATAATAATCCTTCTTCTCTCCTCGGCCACCTACCTCCCCGCCGCCGCCGCACTCACGACTCAGGTATTGTTTTGCAACTCAACTTGTGTTGTTtcgtttttgtttcttttagctAGCGTTTGGCCATCCTCAAACATCTGTTTCtcattaaattttgaaaatttatctcCAAAGTATTTTTCGAGTAAACAAAAATGCGCTCACATCACTTCTTGGGAGAAATTTCACATATCCACtcacaaaattttatttttttacaagtAAAATGCATTTTTTTGGGGAGAAATTTCACTTTCACtcacaaaattttaatttattttttggcaagtaaatgcatttccaaacgTAACTTTAAGTTccaaaaaatcacaattttaaaaactcaaattttcaattatcaacttcaaaatctatggccaaaacGGGAGCTTACTTTCGTTATTGTGCTctgattttcaacttttcttttgtttgaacTGAGATTCATGAGAATCGAAAAAAGTTCTGAATTTGTTTTCAATTCATTCTATGAAAGGAGTATCATATTACTACTACCTTATATGTGTATAGATTTATGTACGGAACAGAAAAGCGTTATTTCTGATTCACCTTATTTAGTATATATTTGCACACAGAAGAATCAGTTTCAAAAAAAGCTTATACTAACCTGTTATCAGAATCTCATCgcctctttttcctttttttctgcAGTTTGCATCTATCAGAACCGTACAATTCACGAGAATCATTCTGAATTTCGCATACTGATGTCGTCATCTTCAACCATCTCGAATCCCGATGCAAACTCCAATCGCACACGAGAATCAAAGCgcaaaaagagaagaaaaatcgaAGTTGAACCACAAAACACAAACCTTGATCAATCTAAGTGGAGAACTGATACAGAACAACAGATCTACTCTTCTAAGCTTCTCCAAGCACTCCGTCAAGTTCGCCGGAGTAACGACAGTCCGTCACGCGCCATCAGGGAAACCGCCGATAGAGTACTCGCTGTTACAGCAAAAGGACGGAGTCGTTGGAGTAGAGCTATTCTAACCGGTCGGCTTAGCTTAAGGCTTAGCCAAATCAATAAAAAGCATAAGAGAGCTAAGCTGAATAGCGGTAATAATATAAAGTCGAGAAAACCAGTGGTGAAGAAGAGATTACCGGCTTTGCAACGGAAAGTTCGTGTTCTAGGCCGTTTAGTTCCAGGCTGTCAGAAACTACCGTTTCCGAACCTTCTAGAAGAAACTACTGATTATATATCAGCTTTAGAGATGCAAATCCGAGCCATGACTTTTCTCACCGGTCTCCTTAGCGCCGGTGGAACAGCCGATCAGCTCGGCTAAATGGCTcgttattcttttttaatttctttaaacctttttttatttgttaataattgaGAGTTTTTATATTGGTGTATTTTATTCTATACATGATGCCTCtttattttttcctgttttGCTCTCAAAGTTTCTGCCCTCTCTTCCACCTTGTTTACCttcgaaatttttttatttctttgattATGTTTGTAGTATTCACttttatgtttcttttgatgTCTTGCCTTTGGATTAACATTATATATCTATTTGTTAATTAATTTATTCATCAATTATTGGTTGATTAAGTAGACATGCCAGCTAAATTCTTCTGTAGTCGAACGATCAATTGTTTGATTCCCTTCCAATTTATTTGTTAATGAAGTTTAAATAAATTTAAGTTCAAGTTGAGTAAATAGAAAACAACTAAGGTATTGGGTGgcagatgatgatataatgtaAATACTGAATGATCATGTCGATTATTTactcaaaaacaaaaataaaactaaggtaTTGGGTAAACCCGCCATCTAGGGCATTTGCCATTGGGTAGTAAAATAACGTATGGGTACAAAGTATCGATATTAGGGACCAATATCTGTTGATTGATTATTCATTGGCGTGCTTTCAAATCTTGATTATCTATTTGAAATGGACCTGTATAAACTGTTCACTGATCGAGCTATATTGAAATACTATCAACACTTAATTACAGGATTTGACTGATAAAAAAATGGTTAGttatactccttccgtctcatataagtttgattttagcaaaaaataaacatattaaaaaattaataatgcaATGTAAAGTTTACTTACTAAAttattcctacataataaaaataaattatttttttcttttgatttgtgCATGAATGAATAGTAGAATTTTTTGACATTGAGAATTTAACAATATCAAATTACTATGTTGTCTGTCCAATTATCACTTagatattattttaatttttcagtttttgtaTAAGGATAGATTtgaaaaaaactaattaatttcTATCTTGATTTCTTAAGATAATACTTATTATgggataaatattttttattaggGTAATACTTATTATGAAACAGAAGTATTGCTATGGAATTAAGGCAATGGGTTGGAAGGATGagagtccgcgacttttgtaggataaaaaaaaaaaagttgaaccaaactaatacaaaaaaaaaaaaaaattacacaaataggattcacgcactaaattagtgcgtgaaaggaccaaactggcAAAATTAATagtttggcctttcacgcacaaaatttgtgcgtgaatgaGGCCTCCTCTTTGTCTTTGTCTCCTCTCTTTCCTTGCACCATCTTCAACTAttcccttcattttcttcttcttattaattacttttcctcctcttttttatttttttatttttttatggtgAACAAATAAATGGGTCCTTTTTTTTAAGTTGAGAATTAAAGAATATTGGAACACATATAAATTTTTTGACGGTgcaccttttattttttttaattcttctttttttgttttcccgTTATTATTCTCGCTAGATCTTGTCTATCTAATACCTGCTTTGATTTATCTTTCTCTGCTTTCAATGTATAGTTCATTTTGGGGTCCGAAatcaaaatgactcaataaaaaattaagtgaatcaaaataccccaacaaaaaaaaaagttactgaGACGAGTTAGAATCGCTTTAGCGCAAGATTTTACTAcgcaaagattttttttttttttttgcatagctaaagaattttttttttttttttttttgaaaaaaacttatactttgaccaacgattagtcgtgtgtcaagattcaagaaaaaaatatttttttctgtaaacttttttttttttttttgaaaaaacttaaacAAAACTTAGTTGCAGTCAAGATTCCGAAACGTTAATATTTTaaccctaaaatgactatccgaacgtctatgtatcctcGATGTAtgaaaacttagtgtttttccatacattattgtcaatattttatatagaaaatTTTTTTCGCGCGTACAAtcgttctatataaaatattgacgtttcatAGTCATTTTACACACTTACTCCATACTTAACGACGATTATCGGTGTCAAaaacatcaatattttatatgtaaCCCGATATTTTTTCTCGGAAAAtaacactaagtttttttattttttcaaaacaaaaaaataaaacacttaaaccttaaacaaaacttacttttcaacccctaaaatgactatccgaacgtgtatgtatccttgatgtattgggcctacattattgtacgcaaaaaaatatcatgttctatataaaatattgacgtttcgagtcttgacacacgactaatcattggtcaaagtatggaaaaaacactaagttttttcaaacaaaacttacttcggcaccttttcaacccctaaaatgactatccgaacgtctatgtatccttgatgtattgggccacattattgtacgcaaaaaaatatcgtgttctatataaaatattaacgttttgaatcttgacacacgactaatcgttggtcaaagtatggaaaaaacactaagttttttcaaaaaaaaaaaaagtttaccaaattttttcttcaaagctagagctatgcaaaaaaaaaaaaaaaaatctttagcgTAGTAAAATATCATCGCTAAAGCGCTAACTAGCTTCCGTCtccgtaactttttttttttgttggggtattttggttcacttaattttttattgagtcattttggtttcGGACTCCAAAATGAACTATACACAAATAAACAGAGAAAGATAAATCAAACAGATTAGATAGAACAAGATCCTCCTGCAGAAtaataacaaaaacaaaaaaagaagaattaaaaaagaataaaaggtgcACCGTCAAAAAATCTATATGTGTTCTCAATATTCTTTAATTCTCAACTTAAAAAAAAGGACCCATTTATTTGTTcaccataaaaaaataaaaaaataaaaaagaggaggaaaagtaattaataagaagaagaaaatgaagggaaTAGTTGAAGATGGTGCAAGGAAAGAGAGGAGACAAAGATCTGAGAGGAGACAAAGAGGAGGCCtcattcacgcacaaattttatgcgtgaaaggccaaattattaattttgcagtTTGGCttttcacgcactaaattaaTGCGCGAATCCtatttgtgtaattttttttttttttagtttgattcaactttttttttttttatcctacaaaagtcgcggactcgAAGGATTCGAAGGATGAGGGGGATTAGGGGGCCGAAGTGGCTAACCAAACCCCACAATGCACATGAGTTAAAAGCTGGCAAGTGGGAGAATAGGCCAAAAGATGAGTCTACAaaagcgagagagagagagagactctctTCACGTGCTACATTTTGAACTCCTCTTTCCTTTTGCCCCCACCCACTATCTCACGACCATGTGACATGTACGAGTTAACGCTTTGAAACACCCACTATTTCTAATCTCTATTCTCCCCAACCCCACCCATTTATTTTCAGCAACGTGAAAGTTTTCTGTGTTTAATTAATAGGAGTACT encodes:
- the LOC132064379 gene encoding transcription factor bHLH149, which translates into the protein MSSSSTISNPDANSNRTRESKRKKRRKIEVEPQNTNLDQSKWRTDTEQQIYSSKLLQALRQVRRSNDSPSRAIRETADRVLAVTAKGRSRWSRAILTGRLSLRLSQINKKHKRAKLNSGNNIKSRKPVVKKRLPALQRKVRVLGRLVPGCQKLPFPNLLEETTDYISALEMQIRAMTFLTGLLSAGGTADQLG